The Mus musculus strain C57BL/6J chromosome 2, GRCm38.p6 C57BL/6J genome has a window encoding:
- the Uck1 gene encoding uridine-cytidine kinase 1 isoform 3 (isoform 3 is encoded by transcript variant 3) encodes MSVAPDMASAGGGGSESAAPEADRPQPRPFLIGVSGGTASGKSTVCEKIMELLGQNEVDRRQRKLVILSQDCFYKVLTAEQKAKALKGQYNFDHPDAFDNDLMHKTLKNIVEGKTVEVPTYDFVTHSRLPETTVVYPADVVLFEGILVFYTQEIRDMFHLRLFVDTDSDVRLSRRVLRDVQRGRDLEQILTQYTAFVKPAFEEFCLPTKKYADVIIPRGVDNMVAINLIVQHIQDILNGDLCKRHRGGPNGRNHKRTFPEPGDHPGVLATGKRSHLESSSRPH; translated from the exons ATGTCCGTCGCTCCGGATATGGCTTCGGCGGGAGGCGGCGGCTCGGAGAGCGCCGCGCCCGAGGCCGATCGTCCCCAGCCGCGGCCGTTCCTCATCGGCGTGAGCGGCGGCACCGCTAGTGGCAAG TCAACAGTGTGTGAGAAGATCATGGAGCTGCTGGGACAGAACGAAGTGGACCGCCGGCAGCGCAAGTTGGTCATCCTGAGCCAGGACTGCTTCTACAAGGTTCTGACGGCCGAGCAGAAGGCCAAGGCTTTGAAGGGACAGTACAATTTTGACCACCCAG ATGCTTTTGATAATGATCTGATGCACAAGACCCTGAAAAACATTGTTGAAGGCAAAACTGTCGAGGTCCCTACCTATGATTTTGTGACCCACTCAAG GTTACCAGAGACCACTGTGGTCTACCCAGCTGATGTGGTTCTGTTCGAGGGCATCTTGGTATTCTACACCCAGGAGATCCGGGACATGTTCCACCTGCGCCTCTTTGTGGACACAGACTCTGATGTTAGGCTGTCTCGAAGAG TTCTCCGGGATGTGCAACGAGGAAGGGACCTGGAGCAGATCCTGACTCAGTACACCGCCTTTGTGAAACCAGCCTTTGAGGAGTTCTGCCTGCCG ACTAAGAAGTACGCTGACGTGATCATCCCTCGAGGAGTTGATAATATGG TGGCCATCAACCTGATCGTGCAACACATCCAGGACATCCTCAACGGGGACCTGTGCAAGCGGCACCGAGGCGGGCCCAACGGGCGCAACCACAAGAGGACCTTCCCCGAGCCAGGAGATCACCCTGGGGTGTTGGCCACTGGCAAGCGCTCACACCTGGAGTCTAGCAGCAGACCCCATTGA
- the Uck1 gene encoding uridine-cytidine kinase 1 isoform 2 (isoform 2 is encoded by transcript variant 2) — protein MELLGQNEVDRRQRKLVILSQDCFYKVLTAEQKAKALKGQYNFDHPDAFDNDLMHKTLKNIVEGKTVEVPTYDFVTHSRLPETTVVYPADVVLFEGILVFYTQEIRDMFHLRLFVDTDSDVRLSRRVLRDVQRGRDLEQILTQYTAFVKPAFEEFCLPTKKYADVIIPRGVDNMVAINLIVQHIQDILNGDLCKRHRGGPNGRNHKRTFPEPGDHPGVLATGKRSHLESSSRPH, from the exons ATGGAGCTGCTGGGACAGAACGAAGTGGACCGCCGGCAGCGCAAGTTGGTCATCCTGAGCCAGGACTGCTTCTACAAGGTTCTGACGGCCGAGCAGAAGGCCAAGGCTTTGAAGGGACAGTACAATTTTGACCACCCAG ATGCTTTTGATAATGATCTGATGCACAAGACCCTGAAAAACATTGTTGAAGGCAAAACTGTCGAGGTCCCTACCTATGATTTTGTGACCCACTCAAG GTTACCAGAGACCACTGTGGTCTACCCAGCTGATGTGGTTCTGTTCGAGGGCATCTTGGTATTCTACACCCAGGAGATCCGGGACATGTTCCACCTGCGCCTCTTTGTGGACACAGACTCTGATGTTAGGCTGTCTCGAAGAG TTCTCCGGGATGTGCAACGAGGAAGGGACCTGGAGCAGATCCTGACTCAGTACACCGCCTTTGTGAAACCAGCCTTTGAGGAGTTCTGCCTGCCG ACTAAGAAGTACGCTGACGTGATCATCCCTCGAGGAGTTGATAATATGG TGGCCATCAACCTGATCGTGCAACACATCCAGGACATCCTCAACGGGGACCTGTGCAAGCGGCACCGAGGCGGGCCCAACGGGCGCAACCACAAGAGGACCTTCCCCGAGCCAGGAGATCACCCTGGGGTGTTGGCCACTGGCAAGCGCTCACACCTGGAGTCTAGCAGCAGACCCCATTGA
- the Uck1 gene encoding uridine-cytidine kinase 1 isoform 1 (isoform 1 is encoded by transcript variant 1), with amino-acid sequence MSVAPDMASAGGGGSESAAPEADRPQPRPFLIGVSGGTASGKSTVCEKIMELLGQNEVDRRQRKLVILSQDCFYKVLTAEQKAKALKGQYNFDHPDAFDNDLMHKTLKNIVEGKTVEVPTYDFVTHSRLPETTVVYPADVVLFEGILVFYTQEIRDMFHLRLFVDTDSDVRLSRRVLRDVQRGRDLEQILTQYTAFVKPAFEEFCLPTKKYADVIIPRGVDNMADQARTLDCACPVGCLLPVAINLIVQHIQDILNGDLCKRHRGGPNGRNHKRTFPEPGDHPGVLATGKRSHLESSSRPH; translated from the exons ATGTCCGTCGCTCCGGATATGGCTTCGGCGGGAGGCGGCGGCTCGGAGAGCGCCGCGCCCGAGGCCGATCGTCCCCAGCCGCGGCCGTTCCTCATCGGCGTGAGCGGCGGCACCGCTAGTGGCAAG TCAACAGTGTGTGAGAAGATCATGGAGCTGCTGGGACAGAACGAAGTGGACCGCCGGCAGCGCAAGTTGGTCATCCTGAGCCAGGACTGCTTCTACAAGGTTCTGACGGCCGAGCAGAAGGCCAAGGCTTTGAAGGGACAGTACAATTTTGACCACCCAG ATGCTTTTGATAATGATCTGATGCACAAGACCCTGAAAAACATTGTTGAAGGCAAAACTGTCGAGGTCCCTACCTATGATTTTGTGACCCACTCAAG GTTACCAGAGACCACTGTGGTCTACCCAGCTGATGTGGTTCTGTTCGAGGGCATCTTGGTATTCTACACCCAGGAGATCCGGGACATGTTCCACCTGCGCCTCTTTGTGGACACAGACTCTGATGTTAGGCTGTCTCGAAGAG TTCTCCGGGATGTGCAACGAGGAAGGGACCTGGAGCAGATCCTGACTCAGTACACCGCCTTTGTGAAACCAGCCTTTGAGGAGTTCTGCCTGCCG ACTAAGAAGTACGCTGACGTGATCATCCCTCGAGGAGTTGATAATATGG CAGACCAAGCCAGGACGTTGGACTGCGCCTGTCCGGTTGGTTGCCTTCTGCCTG TGGCCATCAACCTGATCGTGCAACACATCCAGGACATCCTCAACGGGGACCTGTGCAAGCGGCACCGAGGCGGGCCCAACGGGCGCAACCACAAGAGGACCTTCCCCGAGCCAGGAGATCACCCTGGGGTGTTGGCCACTGGCAAGCGCTCACACCTGGAGTCTAGCAGCAGACCCCATTGA
- the Swi5 gene encoding DNA repair protein SWI5 homolog isoform a (isoform a is encoded by transcript variant 1) — translation MGSRGGTALTWGESEFSRLYHGGYRSPQRPFPMIDENNDVSEEALSSDIKKLKEKHDMLDKEISQLIAEGYRVIELEKHISLLHEYNDIKDVSQMLLGKLAVTRGVTTKELYPDFDLNLND, via the exons ATGGGAAGCAGGGGCGGAACCGCTTTAACTTG GGGTGAGTCAGAATTCAGCCGACTTTACCATGGCGGCTACCGATCACCG CAACGGCCATTCCCCATGATTGATGAGAATAACGATGTCAGCGAGGAGGCCTTGAGCTCTGACATTAAGAAACTGAAGGAGAAGCATGACATGCTGGACAAGGAGATCTCCCAGTTAATAGCAGA GGGCTACCGTGTGATTGAGCTGGAGAAGCATATCTCCCTCCTCCATGAGTACAATGACATCAAGGATGTATCACAGATGCTGCTGGGGAAGCTGG ctGTGACTCGAGGCGTTACCACCAAGGAGTTATATCCAGATTTTGATCTAAACCTGAATGACTGA
- the Swi5 gene encoding DNA repair protein SWI5 homolog isoform b (isoform b is encoded by transcript variant 2), producing the protein MIDENNDVSEEALSSDIKKLKEKHDMLDKEISQLIAEGYRVIELEKHISLLHEYNDIKDVSQMLLGKLAVTRGVTTKELYPDFDLNLND; encoded by the exons ATGATTGATGAGAATAACGATGTCAGCGAGGAGGCCTTGAGCTCTGACATTAAGAAACTGAAGGAGAAGCATGACATGCTGGACAAGGAGATCTCCCAGTTAATAGCAGA GGGCTACCGTGTGATTGAGCTGGAGAAGCATATCTCCCTCCTCCATGAGTACAATGACATCAAGGATGTATCACAGATGCTGCTGGGGAAGCTGG ctGTGACTCGAGGCGTTACCACCAAGGAGTTATATCCAGATTTTGATCTAAACCTGAATGACTGA